A window from Musa acuminata AAA Group cultivar baxijiao chromosome BXJ3-10, Cavendish_Baxijiao_AAA, whole genome shotgun sequence encodes these proteins:
- the LOC135651872 gene encoding SNF1-related protein kinase catalytic subunit alpha KIN10-like isoform X2, whose translation MKMEGSSKGGGSADVVLQNYKLGKTLGIGSFGKVKIAEHLLTGHKVAIKILNRRKIKNMEMEEKVRREIKILRLFMHPHIIRLYEVIETHSDIYVVMEYVKSGELFDYIVEKGRLQEDEARRFFQQIISGVEYCHRNMVAHRDLKPENLLLDSKCNVKIADFGLSNVMRDGHFLKTSCGSPNYAAPEVISGKLYAGPEVDVWSCGVILYALLCGTLPFDDENIPNLFKKIKSGIYTLPSHLSALARDLIPRMLVVDPMKRITIREIREHPWFQMRLPRYLAVPPPDTMQQARKIDDDIIQEVIKMGFDKNQLVESLHSRISNEATVSYYLLLDNRFRAMSGYLGGDFQETMDYGVPPMSSSENSEFAHRLPGYMDPQGIGLRSQLPVERKWALGLQSRAHPREIMTEVLKALQELNVRWKRIGHYNMKCCYIPGFSDHAESMLNNSPHANHSFSDESAIVESDNIVKFEIQLYKTREEKYLLDLQRVSGSQLLFLDLCAAFLAQLRVL comes from the exons A TGAAAATGGAGGGATCTAGCAAAGGAGGGGGTAGTGCTGATGTGGTTTTGCAAAATTATAAGCTAGGAAAGACTCTTGGCATTGGCTCATTTGGCAAGGTTAAGATTGCAGAGCATCTATTGACAGGGCACAAGGTTGCTATAAAAATCCTCAATCGTCGTAAAATAAAGAACATGGAAATGGAAGAAAAAG TGAGACGAGAGATCAAAATATTGAGATTATTTATGCATCCCCATATTATCCGTCTTTATGAGGTCATAGAGACACATTCAGATATTTATGTCGTGATGGAATATGTTAAATCTGGCGAGCTATTTGATTATATCGTTGAAAAGGGGAGGTTGCAAGAAGATGAGGCTCGACGGTTTTTTCAACAG ATCATATCTGGTGTTGAATACTGTCATAGAAACATGGTAGCTCATCGGGATTTGAAACCAGAGAACTTGCTCTTAGATTCGAAATGCAATGTTAAAATCGCCGACTTTGGCCTAAGTAATGTCATGCGTGATGGTCATTTTCTGAAGACTAGCTGTGGGAGCCCAAACTATGCTGCCCCTGAG GTAATTTCTGGAAAATTATATGCTGGACCTGAGGTTGATGTATGGAGTTGTGGTGTTATTCTTTATGCTCTTCTCTGTGGAACCCTTCCCTTTGATGATGAGAACATACCTAATTTGTTTAAGAAAATAAAG AGCGGGATATACACCCTTCCTAGCCATTTGTCAGCTCTTGCAAGGGATTTGATTCCCAGAATGCTTGTTGTTGATCCTATGAAGCGAATAACCATTCGTGAGATTCGTGAACATCCATGGTTCCAAATGCGTCTACCTCGTTATTTGGCTGTGCCTCCACCTGATACAATGCAGCAAGCTAGGAAG ATTGATGATGATATTATTCAGGAGGTGATTAAAATGGGTTTTGACAAGAACCAATTGGTTGAATCTCTTCATAGCAGAATTTCAAATGAG GCAACTGTTTCGTATTACTTACTACTGGACAATCGTTTCCGTGCTATGAGCGGCTACCTTGGCGGTGATTTTCAAGAAACTATG GATTATGGTGTGCCGCCTATGAGTTCAAGTGAAAATTCAGAATTTGCACATCGCCTACCAGGATATATGGACCCACAGGGAATTGGTCTGAGATCACAATTACCTGTTGAAAGAAAATGGGCTCTTGGACTTCAG TCTCGGGCTCATCCTCGTGAAATTATGACGGAGGTCCTTAAAGCATTACAAGAACTAAATGTTAGATGGAAAAGGATTGGACACTATAACATGAAATGCTGTTATATACCTGGCTTTTCTGATCATGCTGAAAGCATGCTCAATAATTCTCCGCATGCTAACCATAGCTTCAGCGACGAATCTGCCATTGTTGAAAGTGACAATATAGTCAAGTTTGAAATTCAG CTTTACAAGACCAGGGAAGAGAAATATCTCCTTGACTTGCAGAGGGTCAGTGGGTCACAGCTCCTCTTTCTCGACTTGTGTGCTGCCTTCCTTGCGCAGCTTAGAGTCCTATGA
- the LOC135651872 gene encoding SNF1-related protein kinase catalytic subunit alpha KIN10-like isoform X5: MKAKGFGWPGSRVKMEGSSKGGGSADVVLQNYKLGKTLGIGSFGKVKIAEHLLTGHKVAIKILNRRKIKNMEMEEKVRREIKILRLFMHPHIIRLYEVIETHSDIYVVMEYVKSGELFDYIVEKGRLQEDEARRFFQQIISGVEYCHRNMVAHRDLKPENLLLDSKCNVKIADFGLSNVMRDGHFLKTSCGSPNYAAPEVISGKLYAGPEVDVWSCGVILYALLCGTLPFDDENIPNLFKKIKSGIYTLPSHLSALARDLIPRMLVVDPMKRITIREIREHPWFQMRLPRYLAVPPPDTMQQARKIDDDIIQEVIKMGFDKNQLVESLHSRISNEATVSYYLLLDNRFRAMSGYLGGDFQETMFF, translated from the exons ATGAAAGCGAAAGGGTTTGGATGGCCTGGATCTCGCG TGAAAATGGAGGGATCTAGCAAAGGAGGGGGTAGTGCTGATGTGGTTTTGCAAAATTATAAGCTAGGAAAGACTCTTGGCATTGGCTCATTTGGCAAGGTTAAGATTGCAGAGCATCTATTGACAGGGCACAAGGTTGCTATAAAAATCCTCAATCGTCGTAAAATAAAGAACATGGAAATGGAAGAAAAAG TGAGACGAGAGATCAAAATATTGAGATTATTTATGCATCCCCATATTATCCGTCTTTATGAGGTCATAGAGACACATTCAGATATTTATGTCGTGATGGAATATGTTAAATCTGGCGAGCTATTTGATTATATCGTTGAAAAGGGGAGGTTGCAAGAAGATGAGGCTCGACGGTTTTTTCAACAG ATCATATCTGGTGTTGAATACTGTCATAGAAACATGGTAGCTCATCGGGATTTGAAACCAGAGAACTTGCTCTTAGATTCGAAATGCAATGTTAAAATCGCCGACTTTGGCCTAAGTAATGTCATGCGTGATGGTCATTTTCTGAAGACTAGCTGTGGGAGCCCAAACTATGCTGCCCCTGAG GTAATTTCTGGAAAATTATATGCTGGACCTGAGGTTGATGTATGGAGTTGTGGTGTTATTCTTTATGCTCTTCTCTGTGGAACCCTTCCCTTTGATGATGAGAACATACCTAATTTGTTTAAGAAAATAAAG AGCGGGATATACACCCTTCCTAGCCATTTGTCAGCTCTTGCAAGGGATTTGATTCCCAGAATGCTTGTTGTTGATCCTATGAAGCGAATAACCATTCGTGAGATTCGTGAACATCCATGGTTCCAAATGCGTCTACCTCGTTATTTGGCTGTGCCTCCACCTGATACAATGCAGCAAGCTAGGAAG ATTGATGATGATATTATTCAGGAGGTGATTAAAATGGGTTTTGACAAGAACCAATTGGTTGAATCTCTTCATAGCAGAATTTCAAATGAG GCAACTGTTTCGTATTACTTACTACTGGACAATCGTTTCCGTGCTATGAGCGGCTACCTTGGCGGTGATTTTCAAGAAACTATG TTCTTTTAG
- the LOC135651872 gene encoding SNF1-related protein kinase catalytic subunit alpha KIN10-like isoform X4 has translation MEGSSKGGGSADVVLQNYKLGKTLGIGSFGKVKIAEHLLTGHKVAIKILNRRKIKNMEMEEKVRREIKILRLFMHPHIIRLYEVIETHSDIYVVMEYVKSGELFDYIVEKGRLQEDEARRFFQQIISGVEYCHRNMVAHRDLKPENLLLDSKCNVKIADFGLSNVMRDGHFLKTSCGSPNYAAPEVISGKLYAGPEVDVWSCGVILYALLCGTLPFDDENIPNLFKKIKSGIYTLPSHLSALARDLIPRMLVVDPMKRITIREIREHPWFQMRLPRYLAVPPPDTMQQARKIDDDIIQEVIKMGFDKNQLVESLHSRISNEATVSYYLLLDNRFRAMSGYLGGDFQETMDYGVPPMSSSENSEFAHRLPGYMDPQGIGLRSQLPVERKWALGLQSRAHPREIMTEVLKALQELNVRWKRIGHYNMKCCYIPGFSDHAESMLNNSPHANHSFSDESAIVESDNIVKFEIQLYKTREEKYLLDLQRVSGSQLLFLDLCAAFLAQLRVL, from the exons ATGGAGGGATCTAGCAAAGGAGGGGGTAGTGCTGATGTGGTTTTGCAAAATTATAAGCTAGGAAAGACTCTTGGCATTGGCTCATTTGGCAAGGTTAAGATTGCAGAGCATCTATTGACAGGGCACAAGGTTGCTATAAAAATCCTCAATCGTCGTAAAATAAAGAACATGGAAATGGAAGAAAAAG TGAGACGAGAGATCAAAATATTGAGATTATTTATGCATCCCCATATTATCCGTCTTTATGAGGTCATAGAGACACATTCAGATATTTATGTCGTGATGGAATATGTTAAATCTGGCGAGCTATTTGATTATATCGTTGAAAAGGGGAGGTTGCAAGAAGATGAGGCTCGACGGTTTTTTCAACAG ATCATATCTGGTGTTGAATACTGTCATAGAAACATGGTAGCTCATCGGGATTTGAAACCAGAGAACTTGCTCTTAGATTCGAAATGCAATGTTAAAATCGCCGACTTTGGCCTAAGTAATGTCATGCGTGATGGTCATTTTCTGAAGACTAGCTGTGGGAGCCCAAACTATGCTGCCCCTGAG GTAATTTCTGGAAAATTATATGCTGGACCTGAGGTTGATGTATGGAGTTGTGGTGTTATTCTTTATGCTCTTCTCTGTGGAACCCTTCCCTTTGATGATGAGAACATACCTAATTTGTTTAAGAAAATAAAG AGCGGGATATACACCCTTCCTAGCCATTTGTCAGCTCTTGCAAGGGATTTGATTCCCAGAATGCTTGTTGTTGATCCTATGAAGCGAATAACCATTCGTGAGATTCGTGAACATCCATGGTTCCAAATGCGTCTACCTCGTTATTTGGCTGTGCCTCCACCTGATACAATGCAGCAAGCTAGGAAG ATTGATGATGATATTATTCAGGAGGTGATTAAAATGGGTTTTGACAAGAACCAATTGGTTGAATCTCTTCATAGCAGAATTTCAAATGAG GCAACTGTTTCGTATTACTTACTACTGGACAATCGTTTCCGTGCTATGAGCGGCTACCTTGGCGGTGATTTTCAAGAAACTATG GATTATGGTGTGCCGCCTATGAGTTCAAGTGAAAATTCAGAATTTGCACATCGCCTACCAGGATATATGGACCCACAGGGAATTGGTCTGAGATCACAATTACCTGTTGAAAGAAAATGGGCTCTTGGACTTCAG TCTCGGGCTCATCCTCGTGAAATTATGACGGAGGTCCTTAAAGCATTACAAGAACTAAATGTTAGATGGAAAAGGATTGGACACTATAACATGAAATGCTGTTATATACCTGGCTTTTCTGATCATGCTGAAAGCATGCTCAATAATTCTCCGCATGCTAACCATAGCTTCAGCGACGAATCTGCCATTGTTGAAAGTGACAATATAGTCAAGTTTGAAATTCAG CTTTACAAGACCAGGGAAGAGAAATATCTCCTTGACTTGCAGAGGGTCAGTGGGTCACAGCTCCTCTTTCTCGACTTGTGTGCTGCCTTCCTTGCGCAGCTTAGAGTCCTATGA
- the LOC135651872 gene encoding SNF1-related protein kinase catalytic subunit alpha KIN10-like isoform X1, translated as MKAKGFGWPGSRVKMEGSSKGGGSADVVLQNYKLGKTLGIGSFGKVKIAEHLLTGHKVAIKILNRRKIKNMEMEEKVRREIKILRLFMHPHIIRLYEVIETHSDIYVVMEYVKSGELFDYIVEKGRLQEDEARRFFQQIISGVEYCHRNMVAHRDLKPENLLLDSKCNVKIADFGLSNVMRDGHFLKTSCGSPNYAAPEVISGKLYAGPEVDVWSCGVILYALLCGTLPFDDENIPNLFKKIKSGIYTLPSHLSALARDLIPRMLVVDPMKRITIREIREHPWFQMRLPRYLAVPPPDTMQQARKIDDDIIQEVIKMGFDKNQLVESLHSRISNEATVSYYLLLDNRFRAMSGYLGGDFQETMDYGVPPMSSSENSEFAHRLPGYMDPQGIGLRSQLPVERKWALGLQSRAHPREIMTEVLKALQELNVRWKRIGHYNMKCCYIPGFSDHAESMLNNSPHANHSFSDESAIVESDNIVKFEIQLYKTREEKYLLDLQRVSGSQLLFLDLCAAFLAQLRVL; from the exons ATGAAAGCGAAAGGGTTTGGATGGCCTGGATCTCGCG TGAAAATGGAGGGATCTAGCAAAGGAGGGGGTAGTGCTGATGTGGTTTTGCAAAATTATAAGCTAGGAAAGACTCTTGGCATTGGCTCATTTGGCAAGGTTAAGATTGCAGAGCATCTATTGACAGGGCACAAGGTTGCTATAAAAATCCTCAATCGTCGTAAAATAAAGAACATGGAAATGGAAGAAAAAG TGAGACGAGAGATCAAAATATTGAGATTATTTATGCATCCCCATATTATCCGTCTTTATGAGGTCATAGAGACACATTCAGATATTTATGTCGTGATGGAATATGTTAAATCTGGCGAGCTATTTGATTATATCGTTGAAAAGGGGAGGTTGCAAGAAGATGAGGCTCGACGGTTTTTTCAACAG ATCATATCTGGTGTTGAATACTGTCATAGAAACATGGTAGCTCATCGGGATTTGAAACCAGAGAACTTGCTCTTAGATTCGAAATGCAATGTTAAAATCGCCGACTTTGGCCTAAGTAATGTCATGCGTGATGGTCATTTTCTGAAGACTAGCTGTGGGAGCCCAAACTATGCTGCCCCTGAG GTAATTTCTGGAAAATTATATGCTGGACCTGAGGTTGATGTATGGAGTTGTGGTGTTATTCTTTATGCTCTTCTCTGTGGAACCCTTCCCTTTGATGATGAGAACATACCTAATTTGTTTAAGAAAATAAAG AGCGGGATATACACCCTTCCTAGCCATTTGTCAGCTCTTGCAAGGGATTTGATTCCCAGAATGCTTGTTGTTGATCCTATGAAGCGAATAACCATTCGTGAGATTCGTGAACATCCATGGTTCCAAATGCGTCTACCTCGTTATTTGGCTGTGCCTCCACCTGATACAATGCAGCAAGCTAGGAAG ATTGATGATGATATTATTCAGGAGGTGATTAAAATGGGTTTTGACAAGAACCAATTGGTTGAATCTCTTCATAGCAGAATTTCAAATGAG GCAACTGTTTCGTATTACTTACTACTGGACAATCGTTTCCGTGCTATGAGCGGCTACCTTGGCGGTGATTTTCAAGAAACTATG GATTATGGTGTGCCGCCTATGAGTTCAAGTGAAAATTCAGAATTTGCACATCGCCTACCAGGATATATGGACCCACAGGGAATTGGTCTGAGATCACAATTACCTGTTGAAAGAAAATGGGCTCTTGGACTTCAG TCTCGGGCTCATCCTCGTGAAATTATGACGGAGGTCCTTAAAGCATTACAAGAACTAAATGTTAGATGGAAAAGGATTGGACACTATAACATGAAATGCTGTTATATACCTGGCTTTTCTGATCATGCTGAAAGCATGCTCAATAATTCTCCGCATGCTAACCATAGCTTCAGCGACGAATCTGCCATTGTTGAAAGTGACAATATAGTCAAGTTTGAAATTCAG CTTTACAAGACCAGGGAAGAGAAATATCTCCTTGACTTGCAGAGGGTCAGTGGGTCACAGCTCCTCTTTCTCGACTTGTGTGCTGCCTTCCTTGCGCAGCTTAGAGTCCTATGA